The proteins below come from a single Desulfitobacterium metallireducens DSM 15288 genomic window:
- a CDS encoding NAD(P)/FAD-dependent oxidoreductase codes for MKNYDVIIVGAGPAGIFTAYELTTQHPDLSILLVDKGRNIYKRYCPILKKTLSKCPPPTDHKEYAGCVPACSITNGFGGAGAYSDGKFNITTEFGGWMTEYLAPSKVLDLIHYVDKINLHHGATAELTDPTTPMVKEIERRGLAAGLKLLRAQVRHLGTEQNLEIMKSIYEELKPKIDMVFETEITDLLTVEEAGQLRITGILDEEGHEIHAPYVVLVPGRDGSEWLTHVFNKHNLEMNSNQVDVGVRVETLDTIMEDINENLYEGKFVYRTSVGTSVRSFCSNPSGHVVIENHSGVMLANGHAFKDKNLGSHNTNFALLVSHNFSYPFNKPNEYAKAISRLANDLSNGSVLLQRFGDILKGRRSTEKRIREGFIEPTLKEAVPGNLCLALPYTTMKSIIEMIQALDRVTPGIASEHTLLYGVEAKFYSSRPKLTSTFETEISGLYAGGDGAGVTRGLAQASACGVAIARDISLKF; via the coding sequence TTGAAAAATTATGATGTCATCATCGTTGGAGCTGGACCTGCCGGTATTTTCACGGCTTATGAACTAACGACCCAGCATCCCGATCTTTCCATTCTTCTTGTCGATAAAGGCCGTAATATCTATAAACGCTATTGCCCAATTCTTAAAAAAACGCTCTCTAAATGTCCGCCGCCAACTGACCATAAAGAGTATGCTGGCTGTGTTCCTGCTTGTTCGATTACCAATGGTTTTGGAGGAGCTGGCGCATATTCTGACGGTAAATTTAATATTACAACAGAGTTTGGTGGCTGGATGACCGAATATCTAGCCCCTTCTAAAGTACTAGACCTTATCCATTATGTTGACAAAATCAATTTACATCATGGAGCCACAGCTGAACTCACGGACCCAACGACGCCTATGGTCAAAGAAATTGAGCGTCGCGGATTAGCCGCTGGTTTAAAACTTCTCAGAGCTCAAGTGCGTCATCTCGGTACAGAACAAAATCTTGAAATTATGAAAAGCATTTATGAAGAATTAAAACCTAAAATTGATATGGTCTTCGAAACAGAAATTACGGATCTTTTAACTGTAGAAGAGGCCGGTCAGCTCCGAATAACGGGTATTCTCGATGAAGAAGGTCACGAGATTCATGCGCCTTATGTCGTTCTCGTTCCGGGCCGTGATGGTTCAGAATGGTTAACTCACGTTTTTAATAAGCACAACTTAGAAATGAACAGCAACCAGGTTGATGTTGGTGTTCGAGTCGAAACCTTAGATACCATTATGGAAGATATTAATGAAAATCTATATGAAGGAAAATTCGTTTATAGGACTTCCGTGGGGACCTCTGTCCGCAGTTTCTGCAGTAATCCCTCAGGCCATGTCGTTATCGAGAATCATAGTGGCGTCATGTTAGCCAATGGTCATGCTTTCAAGGATAAAAACTTAGGCAGCCATAATACAAACTTTGCTTTGCTGGTCTCGCATAATTTTTCATATCCCTTCAATAAGCCGAATGAGTATGCGAAGGCTATTTCGCGCCTCGCGAACGACTTATCAAATGGGAGCGTCCTCCTGCAACGGTTTGGGGATATCCTGAAGGGGCGCCGCTCGACTGAGAAGAGAATTCGTGAAGGATTCATTGAGCCAACACTTAAAGAAGCAGTACCTGGAAACTTATGTCTTGCTTTACCTTACACCACGATGAAAAGCATTATCGAGATGATCCAAGCTCTGGATCGAGTTACCCCAGGCATTGCTTCAGAGCATACCCTCCTCTATGGGGTTGAAGCAAAATTCTATTCTTCTCGACCCAAACTCACAAGCACGTTTGAAACAGAAATTTCCGGACTCTATGCGGGTGGAGATGGAGCCGGAGTCACCCGGGGACTCGCTCAAGCCAGCGCCTGCGGAGTTGCCATTGCGCGGGACATTAGCTTGAAGTTTTGA